A stretch of Schaalia odontolytica DNA encodes these proteins:
- the rarD gene encoding EamA family transporter RarD has protein sequence MSTQKNEPRALALGVSCYVIWGFFPLYFSLLSPAGAVEVIVHRAVWGLFFCLVALAVTGSLGKIRALIADRGALWRLAVAGALVVVNWSVYVYAVLAGHTTDAAVGYFINPLVTIALGLIVLRERVTPIQKVALALGVVAVVILVIGQRSVPIVSLTLALTFGLYSLVKKDVAARVDPLAGMAIETAAVSPVLLGYYAYLAATSSTSFHTIASSDGSGVSWVVHLALLVGAGALTMIPLIMFASAARGLTLGTMGFLQYLGPTLQLLVAVFIFHETVPTFRWIAMGVVWVALSCLSADWLLSSIRAKRLARAGHQD, from the coding sequence ATGAGCACCCAGAAGAACGAACCACGCGCACTCGCCCTCGGCGTTTCCTGCTACGTGATCTGGGGATTCTTCCCCCTGTACTTCTCACTGCTCTCCCCCGCCGGCGCCGTTGAGGTCATCGTTCACCGCGCGGTGTGGGGCCTGTTCTTCTGCCTGGTCGCGCTCGCTGTGACGGGTTCGCTGGGAAAGATCCGCGCGCTGATCGCCGACCGGGGAGCCCTGTGGCGCCTCGCGGTCGCGGGCGCGCTCGTCGTCGTCAACTGGTCGGTGTACGTGTACGCGGTCCTCGCCGGCCACACAACCGACGCGGCGGTCGGCTACTTCATCAACCCCCTCGTGACGATCGCGCTGGGCCTCATCGTGCTGCGCGAGCGCGTCACGCCGATCCAGAAAGTGGCCCTGGCCCTCGGCGTCGTCGCCGTCGTCATCCTCGTGATCGGCCAGCGTTCAGTCCCCATCGTCTCCCTCACGCTCGCTCTGACGTTCGGCTTGTATTCCCTCGTGAAGAAGGACGTGGCCGCACGCGTCGACCCGCTCGCGGGCATGGCGATCGAGACGGCCGCAGTCTCGCCCGTCCTGCTCGGCTACTACGCCTACCTGGCGGCCACATCCTCCACGTCTTTCCATACGATCGCTTCTTCCGACGGCTCCGGGGTGTCCTGGGTGGTTCACCTGGCGCTCCTGGTGGGCGCGGGTGCGTTGACGATGATCCCCCTCATCATGTTCGCCTCGGCGGCGAGGGGCCTGACCCTGGGGACGATGGGCTTCCTGCAGTACCTGGGGCCAACCCTGCAGCTCCTCGTCGCGGTGTTCATCTTCCACGAGACCGTTCCGACGTTCCGCTGGATCGCGATGGGCGTCGTGTGGGTGGCGCTGAGCTGCCTGAGCGCCGACTGGCTGCTTTCCTCGATTCGCGCCAAGCGCCTGGCGCGCGCGGGTCACCAGGACTGA
- a CDS encoding C2 family cysteine protease codes for MSTRFSQRFPEVTGDLGAIWSSQNEIRNRRRDIRDLGTSLTDAISTCGDWRGLAREAFNDSARAEQKEISIWEDGCLQAADALKSYYFILESVIRIVNNIRAQADELWEQFQAMSPETRSSQHAEIEGVLAYLQKSYDDAKHILSEGALSTAAFLREALYFTPEDIHEETSNGVKNTLDYGDTRSLTYTELEEILARQADPSSSLFDIDQGRIGDCHLLASLNAYNQTKKGREHLAKMITPLFDSNEQCIGFFVTLPGYDGGYQRVFVQDVLVHGNGNDTQADIASIFEKAFVQSHMGGTQGKFPSWGASGSFSAWTMKDISGENATPTFRGGLDRGAMKEAAVNGIKAERPVVAESSIFTHDTTVTTPDGAHEKIKIVSQHAYTVIGADENGVTLINPWGLNNRSIKGTGDTGATFTMSWEDFYANFGDVTVGRIP; via the coding sequence ATGTCAACACGGTTTTCACAGCGTTTCCCAGAAGTAACGGGAGACCTTGGTGCAATTTGGTCGAGCCAAAACGAAATCAGAAATCGCAGGCGAGATATTCGCGATTTGGGCACTAGCCTCACCGACGCTATCAGCACATGCGGAGATTGGAGAGGACTCGCTAGAGAGGCCTTTAACGACAGCGCACGAGCGGAACAAAAAGAGATAAGCATTTGGGAAGACGGCTGCCTCCAGGCTGCCGACGCTCTGAAGAGCTACTACTTTATCCTGGAGTCGGTCATCAGAATAGTCAACAACATCCGCGCCCAAGCAGACGAATTGTGGGAGCAATTCCAAGCAATGTCCCCAGAAACCAGATCAAGTCAACACGCTGAGATTGAGGGCGTACTAGCTTATCTCCAGAAATCCTATGACGATGCGAAACATATCCTATCAGAAGGAGCATTGAGCACGGCCGCTTTTCTCAGGGAGGCCTTGTATTTCACACCAGAGGATATTCATGAGGAAACATCAAATGGCGTCAAGAACACGCTCGATTATGGGGATACTCGCTCCCTGACATATACAGAACTGGAGGAAATCCTTGCCCGACAAGCTGACCCTTCTTCCTCTCTTTTTGACATCGATCAGGGCCGCATTGGCGATTGCCACTTACTCGCCTCACTAAACGCTTACAACCAGACCAAGAAAGGACGCGAACATCTCGCAAAGATGATCACTCCTCTTTTCGACTCCAATGAACAATGTATCGGCTTCTTTGTCACTCTGCCTGGATATGATGGCGGCTACCAACGCGTCTTCGTGCAGGATGTCCTCGTTCACGGCAATGGAAACGATACACAGGCGGACATCGCTTCCATCTTCGAAAAGGCCTTCGTTCAGTCGCACATGGGGGGAACGCAAGGAAAGTTCCCCTCGTGGGGAGCATCAGGAAGCTTCAGCGCTTGGACAATGAAAGACATCTCCGGTGAGAACGCCACACCGACTTTTAGGGGTGGACTTGATCGAGGCGCCATGAAAGAAGCTGCTGTCAACGGCATCAAAGCGGAGAGACCCGTTGTCGCAGAATCCAGTATATTCACACATGACACGACCGTCACCACCCCCGACGGGGCTCACGAGAAAATTAAGATTGTCTCCCAACATGCATATACGGTGATTGGAGCAGACGAGAACGGCGTCACCCTCATCAACCCGTGGGGCCTTAACAATCGCAGCATTAAAGGCACAGGAGACACTGGAGCAACCTTCACGATGAGCTGGGAAGATTTCTACGCAAACTTTGGCGATGTCACCGTTGGGCGTATCCCATGA
- a CDS encoding glutamate-1-semialdehyde 2,1-aminomutase, which translates to MTTNETAFSQAKAVIPGGVDSPVRAFGGVGGTPRFIASASGARVTDVEGRSYVDLVGSWGPALLGHAHPAVVAAVQEAASRGLSFGAPTETETLLASAVRERVPFAQRVRFVSTGTEATMTAIRLARGATGRDLIVKFAGNYHGHSDGLLAAAGSGVATGGLPGSAGVPEAITAQTIVLPYNDVDALRACFEQVGGSIAAVIFEGAPANMGTVPPHPGWNREIRRLCTAHGALMILDEVLTGFRVDPAGWWGLEAVAGWVEGAPSGRYSAGFVDASCVEGADWVPDLVTFGKVVGGGMPLAAVAGRADVMDLLAPLGPVYQAGTLSGNPLATVAGLRTLELADQGVYDRVNASAQEISTIVSDALSAAGVAHRVQRTGSLFSVMFGEAAATSGVYDYDQARAQEAWRYAPFFHSFLSSGVALPPSVYEVWFVSGAHGEAELEAIAAAAPAAAQAAAAAQPE; encoded by the coding sequence GTGACCACTAACGAAACCGCATTCTCCCAAGCAAAGGCCGTCATCCCCGGCGGCGTCGACTCGCCCGTGCGCGCCTTCGGCGGCGTCGGCGGCACCCCGCGCTTCATCGCGAGCGCGAGCGGCGCACGCGTCACCGATGTTGAGGGGCGCTCCTACGTGGACCTGGTCGGGTCGTGGGGTCCGGCGCTGCTCGGCCACGCGCACCCCGCGGTGGTCGCAGCCGTCCAGGAGGCGGCCTCGCGCGGCCTGTCCTTCGGTGCACCCACCGAAACTGAGACGCTGCTGGCTAGCGCCGTGCGCGAGCGCGTGCCCTTCGCGCAGCGCGTCCGCTTCGTGTCGACGGGCACTGAGGCGACGATGACGGCGATCCGCCTGGCGCGCGGCGCCACCGGACGCGACCTCATCGTGAAATTCGCCGGCAATTACCACGGCCATTCCGACGGCCTGCTCGCCGCCGCCGGGTCGGGCGTCGCCACCGGCGGCCTACCCGGGTCGGCCGGCGTTCCCGAGGCCATCACTGCCCAGACCATTGTCTTGCCCTACAACGATGTTGACGCCCTGCGCGCGTGCTTCGAGCAGGTGGGTGGCAGTATTGCCGCCGTCATCTTCGAGGGTGCCCCCGCCAACATGGGCACGGTCCCGCCCCACCCCGGGTGGAACCGCGAGATCCGCCGCCTGTGCACCGCGCACGGCGCGCTCATGATCCTCGATGAGGTCCTCACCGGCTTCCGCGTTGATCCCGCCGGCTGGTGGGGCCTCGAGGCCGTGGCCGGGTGGGTCGAAGGCGCGCCCTCGGGCCGCTACAGCGCCGGCTTCGTCGACGCGTCCTGCGTGGAGGGCGCCGACTGGGTGCCCGACCTGGTGACCTTCGGCAAGGTCGTGGGCGGCGGCATGCCCCTGGCGGCCGTTGCCGGGCGTGCGGACGTCATGGACCTGCTGGCCCCCCTGGGCCCCGTCTACCAGGCGGGCACGCTTTCGGGCAACCCCCTGGCCACGGTCGCCGGCCTGCGCACCCTCGAACTGGCTGATCAGGGCGTGTACGACCGTGTCAATGCCTCCGCGCAGGAGATCAGCACGATCGTGTCGGATGCGCTTAGCGCTGCCGGCGTCGCGCACCGCGTCCAGCGCACGGGATCCCTGTTCTCTGTCATGTTCGGCGAGGCCGCGGCCACCTCGGGCGTGTACGACTACGACCAGGCGCGCGCCCAGGAGGCGTGGCGCTACGCCCCCTTCTTCCACTCGTTCCTGTCCTCGGGTGTGGCCCTGCCGCCCTCGGTGTACGAGGTGTGGTTCGTGTCCGGCGCTCACGGTGAGGCGGAGCTGGAGGCTATCGCCGCCGCAGCTCCGGCGGCCGCGCAGGCGGCCGCTGCGGCTCAGCCCGAGTGA
- the hemC gene encoding hydroxymethylbilane synthase, with product MTTRTFVLGTRGSRLALAQSTTVARAIEEAGARLGEDVRVNLEVVRTHGDVSAAPLAALGGVGVFAAQLRLTLLGGECDLAVHSYKDLPTAPTPGLRIAAVPQREDPRDALCAADGATLASLPEGALVGTGSPRRAAQVLAARPDLHVCDLRGNVPTRLSRVRGIDLGADAGTAPSALGTGERLDAVVLALAGLRRIGLDAHATDVLDPTVMMPAPSQGALAIETPDEEDPLLRVLLGTLHHRPTALAASAERAVLSALGAGCAAPVGAFARVDEASSALLLDARVMSVDGRERVEASGALPLTDSVGRGDAAHLGEDVARQLLARGAAEVTDLGATKAPRQSS from the coding sequence ATGACCACGCGGACGTTCGTTCTGGGAACCAGGGGATCGCGCCTGGCGCTCGCCCAATCCACCACCGTCGCGCGGGCGATCGAAGAGGCCGGGGCTCGCCTCGGCGAGGACGTGCGCGTCAATCTGGAGGTCGTGCGCACGCACGGTGACGTGTCGGCGGCGCCCCTGGCAGCGCTCGGAGGCGTCGGCGTGTTCGCCGCGCAGCTGCGGCTCACCCTCCTTGGGGGAGAATGCGACCTGGCCGTCCACTCCTACAAAGACCTGCCCACCGCCCCCACGCCGGGCCTGCGCATCGCGGCCGTCCCGCAGCGCGAAGACCCCCGCGACGCCCTGTGCGCGGCCGACGGGGCGACACTGGCATCCCTGCCGGAGGGCGCGCTCGTCGGCACGGGCTCACCCAGGCGCGCCGCCCAGGTGCTCGCCGCGCGCCCCGACCTGCACGTCTGCGACCTGCGCGGCAACGTCCCCACGAGGCTCTCGCGCGTGCGCGGCATCGACCTGGGCGCCGACGCGGGCACCGCGCCCTCCGCCCTCGGCACGGGTGAGCGCCTCGACGCGGTCGTCCTCGCCCTCGCCGGGCTGCGGCGCATCGGCCTCGACGCCCACGCCACCGACGTGCTCGACCCCACCGTCATGATGCCCGCCCCCTCGCAGGGTGCCCTCGCCATCGAAACGCCCGACGAGGAGGACCCCCTCCTGCGCGTCCTCCTGGGCACCCTTCACCATCGGCCGACCGCGCTCGCGGCCAGCGCCGAGCGGGCTGTCCTCTCCGCCCTGGGTGCGGGGTGCGCGGCTCCCGTGGGTGCGTTCGCCCGTGTGGACGAGGCCTCCTCGGCCCTCCTGCTCGACGCGCGCGTGATGAGTGTCGACGGGCGCGAGCGGGTCGAGGCGAGTGGCGCGCTCCCGCTCACGGACTCGGTTGGTCGCGGCGACGCCGCCCACCTCGGCGAGGATGTGGCGCGCCAGCTGCTCGCGCGGGGCGCGGCCGAGGTCACCGACCTGGGAGCGACGAAAGCGCCGAGGCAATCCTCGTGA
- a CDS encoding uroporphyrinogen-III synthase: protein MNEPHASAPSVNAELTGRRILLTRAKSDDAIARVLRLAGAQVDALALTVSTPLDSAQLDAARARLADGGYAWVVFSSWRAARAVADALPRARSLGTRIAAVGEATAQWVSDHAGVSADLTGAGSAAALLECFPAPSADARSVLIPRSAAAPDTLPDGLRALGWSVEAVDAYTTTPAGADDIDADIAGNFRAGRYDAAVLTASSQARALPPLLGLPPPTTRVVTIGAPTAATVRRQGIAVAAQASSPTPDAIVRALIDALARPAHADAPEERDS, encoded by the coding sequence GTGAACGAGCCCCACGCGAGTGCACCCTCCGTGAACGCGGAGTTGACCGGGCGGCGGATCCTCCTGACCCGCGCCAAGTCCGATGACGCCATCGCGCGCGTCCTGCGCCTCGCCGGGGCCCAGGTGGATGCTCTCGCCCTCACCGTCTCGACGCCGCTGGATTCCGCACAGCTCGACGCGGCGCGCGCACGGCTCGCTGACGGCGGATACGCGTGGGTCGTCTTCTCCTCCTGGAGGGCCGCGCGGGCCGTTGCGGATGCCCTTCCGCGAGCACGCTCGCTCGGCACGCGTATCGCCGCCGTCGGCGAGGCCACGGCCCAATGGGTCAGTGACCACGCGGGCGTGAGCGCCGACCTGACCGGGGCCGGATCCGCCGCCGCTCTGCTCGAGTGCTTCCCCGCCCCGTCGGCTGATGCGCGCTCGGTCCTCATCCCCCGGTCGGCGGCAGCGCCCGATACGCTGCCGGACGGGCTACGCGCCCTTGGCTGGAGTGTCGAGGCCGTCGACGCCTACACCACCACTCCCGCGGGCGCCGACGATATTGACGCCGATATCGCGGGGAATTTTCGCGCGGGGCGCTACGACGCGGCGGTCCTCACCGCCTCCTCCCAGGCGCGCGCCCTCCCCCCGCTCCTCGGCCTGCCGCCCCCCACAACCCGGGTCGTGACCATCGGCGCACCCACCGCAGCCACCGTCAGGCGGCAGGGGATCGCGGTCGCGGCCCAGGCCTCGTCCCCCACACCCGATGCCATCGTCCGCGCCCTCATCGACGCCCTCGCCCGCCCCGCCCACGCCGACGCACCCGAAGAAAGAGACTCATGA
- a CDS encoding glutamyl-tRNA reductase, producing the protein MTIHVLSADHRYTPLDDIARLSSADDLGPTLMRALPHARGVMVLRTCNRVTIYIDAPASSDPHTLKDAVERELATASHAPREDVRLRHLWGRDGLVDLFSTAAGLESMVIGEREIAGQMRRAARTAWEDGTLSCDLGRAAERASATSRRVATETGLAGAGRSVVAVGLDMAFRHLSAWDDTRVLIVGTGAYAGATVSALHALGASDVSVYSTSGRAREFAEGRGIGWVDAADLPSALECADLVVTCRGLGSPVLTRDMAAQAGPTVVLDLALMRDTESSVASLPNVTLIDLPTIQASVPAADADALTRARAIIDEEVSSFERGLGARSMDPVVRHLRSRVFRIVEEEIDHLGDAPLSTDDAARALRHLAARLIHNPTVMARRAGEESQQERYLEALGVVLGIDETALISGDDAAPHAFSPGDHGRSRGGVCPHDVHTLGA; encoded by the coding sequence GTGACTATTCATGTGCTCTCCGCGGACCACCGCTACACCCCCCTCGACGACATCGCCCGGCTCTCCAGCGCGGACGACCTGGGTCCTACCCTCATGCGCGCGCTTCCGCACGCTCGCGGAGTCATGGTCCTGCGCACCTGCAATCGCGTCACCATCTACATCGACGCTCCTGCCTCGTCCGACCCCCACACGCTGAAGGACGCGGTTGAGCGGGAGCTCGCCACCGCCTCGCACGCGCCGCGCGAGGACGTGCGCCTGCGGCACCTGTGGGGTCGCGACGGCCTCGTCGATCTGTTTTCAACGGCGGCGGGACTGGAGTCCATGGTCATCGGCGAGCGCGAAATCGCCGGGCAAATGCGCCGCGCCGCGCGCACAGCCTGGGAGGACGGGACCCTCAGCTGCGACCTGGGGCGCGCCGCCGAGCGAGCCTCGGCCACCTCCCGCCGCGTCGCCACCGAGACCGGACTGGCCGGGGCTGGACGATCCGTCGTCGCCGTCGGCCTCGACATGGCCTTCCGTCACCTGAGCGCGTGGGATGACACGCGCGTGCTCATCGTCGGCACGGGCGCGTACGCGGGCGCGACCGTCAGCGCCCTGCACGCACTCGGCGCATCGGATGTGTCCGTCTACTCGACGTCTGGGCGCGCACGCGAATTCGCCGAGGGACGAGGCATCGGCTGGGTTGATGCCGCAGACCTGCCCTCTGCTCTGGAATGCGCCGACCTCGTGGTGACGTGCCGAGGGCTGGGAAGCCCCGTCCTGACTCGCGACATGGCCGCCCAGGCCGGGCCAACCGTGGTCCTGGACCTCGCCCTCATGCGCGACACCGAAAGCTCTGTCGCCTCGCTCCCGAACGTCACTCTCATCGACCTGCCGACCATCCAGGCGTCGGTCCCCGCCGCCGATGCTGACGCGCTGACGCGCGCCCGCGCCATCATCGACGAGGAGGTCTCCTCCTTCGAGCGCGGCCTCGGCGCCCGATCCATGGACCCGGTCGTGCGACACCTGCGCTCACGCGTTTTCCGCATCGTTGAGGAGGAGATCGATCATCTCGGAGACGCTCCCCTCTCGACCGACGACGCGGCCCGAGCACTGCGTCACCTGGCCGCGCGCCTCATCCACAACCCGACCGTCATGGCGCGCCGGGCGGGCGAGGAGAGCCAGCAGGAACGCTATCTGGAGGCCCTCGGCGTGGTCCTCGGTATCGACGAGACCGCCCTTATTTCGGGGGACGACGCGGCCCCTCACGCTTTCTCGCCAGGTGATCACGGCCGTTCCCGCGGCGGCGTCTGCCCACACGATGTTCATACACTGGGTGCATGA
- a CDS encoding cold-shock protein, translating to MATGTIKWFNDAKGFGFITPDDESGDVFVHYSNIIGQSGRRTLLEGEKVEYEAIEGPKGLQAVNVARAE from the coding sequence ATGGCTACCGGGACCATCAAGTGGTTCAACGACGCCAAAGGCTTCGGATTCATCACTCCTGATGACGAATCCGGCGACGTCTTCGTGCACTATTCAAACATCATCGGCCAATCTGGGCGCCGCACTCTTCTAGAGGGCGAGAAGGTCGAATATGAGGCGATTGAAGGACCAAAGGGCCTCCAAGCTGTGAATGTGGCACGAGCCGAGTGA
- a CDS encoding protoporphyrinogen/coproporphyrinogen oxidase, producing MNPLEAIPAHPGAVVVGGGIAGLVSAWELARAGVRPLLIEARGYLGGLIARGTVGGASVDLGAETYVVRGTDTSSIVEALGLTSVEPAGSGARLYAPALRGGWELRPFLRDSFLGIPAHPDAPDCAHVLGEAGVSRALDDRSMGAGVGMDEAGETLAGFVAARMGEAVLERSVRPIIAGIYTADPSVLATDAVAPGLRAETARHGSLAAAVAARLAAAGSRRTPEACVEGGMFVLVDALRAAIEAAGGTVLTRAGAFSLRREATGWTLECGPTKPGPTPGAEPVPNGPGVSVTTERLVLACSASAALRLLTEARIPGLVPDVSVPEGAPIARLTLAVRAPELDDAPVSQGLLVAPAPAGERPVEAKALSHLNVKWPWLADQLPPQTHLLRLSYGRLGEAEPAVTVEGALRDIRTLTGVTIAAEAVTDHLLARWNGTLPPLPPEYRGRVGALEEQVRPLGGVALTGAWVAGTGIASVVTHARAGAKGLL from the coding sequence ATGAACCCCCTGGAGGCCATCCCCGCCCACCCCGGCGCGGTCGTCGTCGGCGGTGGCATCGCCGGCCTCGTGAGTGCGTGGGAACTGGCCCGCGCGGGCGTGCGTCCCCTCCTGATCGAGGCGCGCGGCTACCTGGGCGGCCTCATCGCCCGGGGCACGGTTGGCGGAGCGAGCGTGGACCTGGGCGCGGAAACATACGTTGTGCGTGGCACCGACACCTCCTCGATCGTGGAGGCCCTGGGGCTGACCTCGGTCGAGCCCGCCGGATCGGGTGCCCGCCTCTATGCCCCCGCCCTGCGCGGCGGCTGGGAGCTGCGCCCCTTCCTGCGCGACTCGTTCCTGGGAATCCCGGCCCACCCGGACGCGCCTGACTGTGCTCACGTGCTCGGCGAGGCCGGGGTGAGCCGCGCCCTCGACGACCGCTCGATGGGCGCCGGCGTCGGCATGGACGAGGCCGGGGAGACTCTGGCCGGTTTCGTGGCTGCGCGCATGGGGGAGGCTGTGCTGGAGCGCTCGGTGCGGCCGATCATCGCGGGCATCTACACTGCCGATCCTTCCGTGCTGGCGACCGACGCGGTCGCTCCCGGCCTGCGCGCCGAGACTGCCCGTCACGGATCCCTGGCCGCTGCGGTCGCGGCACGTCTGGCCGCCGCCGGATCGCGCCGCACCCCCGAAGCCTGCGTCGAGGGCGGCATGTTCGTCCTCGTCGACGCGCTGAGGGCTGCTATCGAAGCGGCCGGGGGAACCGTCCTGACCCGCGCGGGCGCGTTCTCACTGAGGCGTGAGGCCACGGGATGGACCCTCGAGTGCGGGCCGACCAAGCCCGGGCCCACCCCCGGAGCTGAACCCGTGCCGAACGGGCCGGGCGTGAGCGTCACGACGGAGCGCCTCGTGCTCGCATGCAGCGCCAGCGCCGCCCTGCGCCTGCTGACCGAGGCGCGCATCCCCGGCCTCGTCCCCGATGTGAGCGTTCCCGAGGGTGCGCCCATCGCGCGCCTCACCCTGGCCGTGCGCGCCCCCGAGCTGGATGATGCGCCCGTCTCCCAGGGCCTCCTGGTCGCCCCCGCGCCCGCCGGCGAGCGGCCGGTAGAGGCCAAGGCCCTGTCCCACCTCAACGTCAAGTGGCCCTGGCTCGCCGACCAACTCCCGCCCCAAACGCACCTGCTGCGCCTGTCCTACGGGCGCCTCGGCGAGGCCGAACCCGCCGTCACCGTCGAGGGGGCCCTGCGCGATATCCGCACGCTCACCGGCGTCACCATCGCCGCCGAGGCCGTCACTGACCACCTCCTCGCCCGCTGGAACGGCACGCTCCCGCCCCTGCCGCCCGAGTATCGCGGCCGCGTTGGCGCGCTCGAGGAACAGGTGCGTCCCCTGGGGGGCGTGGCCCTCACGGGTGCATGGGTCGCTGGAACCGGCATCGCCTCCGTCGTCACACATGCCCGCGCGGGCGCGAAAGGACTGTTATGA
- the hemE gene encoding uroporphyrinogen decarboxylase: MTTPPLIAALTGQRGPTPVWFMRQAGRSLPEYRELRADVGLPMLEACLRPDVAAEATVQPVRRHGVDAGIFFSDIMVPLRLAGVGVEIEPGVGPVLDHPYRTRESIDELLSHRYGEGSWTDSTGRACDCAEGAQSVRDGVATAVRELGSTPLIGFGGAPFTLAAYMVEGRPSRDHMAARALAASDPGAWDALMTWCARVSADFITAQIEAGASAAQLFDSWVGSLSPRTYRESVAPYSRLVAQRVAGAVSPVTGERAPLIHFGTGSAPILSDMAEVGADCVGVDWKTDLSWAIEQVPGKAVQGNLDPALLQAPWHVIEQAVRDILDAGRSAPGHVFNLGHGVPPTTDPDVLTRIVELVHELGDER; this comes from the coding sequence ATGACGACGCCCCCGCTGATCGCCGCCCTGACCGGGCAACGCGGGCCCACCCCCGTGTGGTTCATGCGTCAGGCCGGACGCTCCCTGCCTGAGTACCGTGAGCTGCGCGCCGACGTTGGCCTGCCCATGCTCGAGGCCTGCCTGCGCCCCGACGTGGCCGCCGAGGCAACGGTGCAGCCCGTGCGGCGCCACGGCGTGGACGCGGGCATCTTCTTTTCGGACATCATGGTCCCTCTGCGCCTGGCCGGGGTGGGTGTCGAGATTGAGCCGGGGGTTGGCCCGGTCCTCGATCATCCCTATCGCACGCGCGAGAGTATCGACGAGCTGCTGAGTCATCGTTACGGGGAGGGGTCCTGGACGGATTCCACCGGGCGTGCGTGCGACTGTGCCGAGGGTGCCCAGTCCGTGCGCGACGGCGTCGCAACGGCGGTGCGCGAGCTGGGCTCCACGCCGCTCATCGGATTCGGCGGCGCCCCCTTCACCCTGGCCGCGTACATGGTTGAGGGGCGTCCCTCGCGCGATCACATGGCTGCGCGCGCGCTCGCGGCGTCGGACCCGGGCGCGTGGGATGCTCTCATGACCTGGTGTGCGCGGGTGAGCGCCGACTTTATTACCGCTCAGATCGAGGCTGGTGCCAGCGCCGCGCAGCTCTTCGACTCGTGGGTGGGGTCTCTCTCGCCTCGTACCTATAGGGAATCCGTCGCGCCGTATTCGCGCTTGGTTGCGCAGCGCGTCGCCGGCGCCGTTAGCCCGGTGACCGGTGAGCGCGCTCCGCTCATCCACTTCGGGACGGGCAGCGCGCCGATCTTGTCCGACATGGCCGAGGTCGGTGCTGACTGCGTGGGCGTGGACTGGAAGACGGACCTGTCGTGGGCTATTGAGCAGGTGCCCGGGAAGGCCGTGCAGGGAAATTTGGACCCCGCGCTGCTTCAGGCTCCGTGGCACGTTATCGAACAGGCTGTTCGAGATATTCTCGACGCCGGACGCTCCGCCCCCGGGCACGTCTTCAACCTTGGGCACGGCGTACCACCCACGACCGACCCCGACGTGCTGACGCGCATCGTGGAGCTGGTGCACGAGCTGGGTGACGAACGATGA
- the hemB gene encoding porphobilinogen synthase, translated as MTTVPESVTSYLAEAGVDSSPIPTIRPRRLRSTPAMRALVRETHVDPAKLIWPVFVRDDIDEPREIAAMPGQYQHTIDSLRRAAAEAAEAGVGAIDLFGVPARRDAIGSQAWAEDGILNRGLAAVRAEVGDALVVCADTCLDEFTDHGHCGLLDSEGGVDNDATLPLYQAMAISQARAGAHMVSPSGMMDGQVAAIRAALDQAGHADVAILAYSAKYASAYFGPFREAVGSTLKGDRRTYQQDPANRREGLFEALLDAAEGADMLMVKPAGPYLDVLADVAAASDIPVAAYQVSGEYAMVEAAAANGWIDRTRVIDESLTGIFRAGADSVLTYWALEVARRAR; from the coding sequence ATGACCACCGTCCCCGAATCCGTTACCTCCTACCTCGCCGAGGCCGGGGTGGACTCCTCCCCGATCCCGACGATCCGCCCACGCCGCCTGCGCTCGACCCCCGCGATGCGCGCGCTCGTGCGCGAAACCCACGTCGACCCCGCCAAGCTCATCTGGCCCGTCTTCGTGCGCGACGACATCGACGAACCCCGCGAGATCGCCGCAATGCCGGGCCAGTACCAGCACACGATCGACTCGCTGCGCCGGGCCGCAGCCGAGGCCGCCGAAGCGGGCGTGGGCGCCATCGACCTGTTCGGCGTGCCCGCTCGCCGCGACGCGATCGGCTCCCAGGCGTGGGCGGAGGACGGGATCCTCAACCGCGGCCTCGCCGCCGTGCGCGCCGAGGTCGGCGACGCGCTCGTCGTGTGCGCGGACACCTGCCTGGACGAGTTCACCGACCACGGGCACTGCGGCCTCCTCGATTCCGAGGGAGGCGTCGACAACGACGCGACCCTGCCTCTCTACCAGGCGATGGCGATTTCCCAGGCGCGCGCGGGCGCACACATGGTGTCGCCCTCGGGCATGATGGACGGCCAGGTCGCCGCGATCCGCGCCGCCCTCGACCAGGCGGGACACGCGGATGTCGCCATCCTCGCCTACTCCGCGAAGTACGCGTCCGCCTACTTCGGGCCCTTCCGCGAGGCCGTCGGTTCCACCCTCAAGGGCGACCGCCGCACCTACCAGCAGGACCCCGCGAACCGGCGCGAGGGCCTTTTCGAGGCGCTGCTTGACGCTGCTGAGGGAGCCGACATGCTCATGGTCAAGCCCGCCGGCCCCTACCTCGACGTGCTGGCCGACGTGGCCGCCGCCTCCGACATTCCCGTCGCCGCCTATCAGGTGTCAGGCGAGTATGCGATGGTCGAGGCCGCCGCCGCCAATGGGTGGATCGACCGCACCCGCGTCATCGACGAGTCCCTCACCGGCATCTTCCGCGCGGGTGCCGACTCCGTCCTCACCTACTGGGCCCTCGAGGTCGCCCGCCGGGCCCGCTGA